Proteins encoded by one window of Panicum virgatum strain AP13 chromosome 7N, P.virgatum_v5, whole genome shotgun sequence:
- the LOC120680701 gene encoding eEF1A lysine and N-terminal methyltransferase-like has protein sequence MATTPPPASEILGTLGDFTSRENWDKFFALRGTGDSFEWYAEWPNLRAPLLALLGDRGAAGEGDAGAGAAAPEILVPACGSSALSERLYDAGFRRITNVDFSRVVVADMLRRHARARSEMRWRVMDMTDMQFADGSFDVILDKGGLDALMEPGAGTKLGTKYLNEAKRVLKSGGKFVCLTLAESHVLGLLLSEFRFGWDMSIQAIVSESSKKSAFQTFMVVMVKGKMGVVQTIKSLLDQSAEYCNMKQANAVIRALGNENIIRESYSSGVDALLSLRDLQLGAIGDLKVVVPGRRRQFILGEPETSLYCYKAVLLDAKKKTETFVYHCGVFIVPKARAQEWLFASEEGQWHVVESAKAARLVMVFLDSRHANIAMDIIKKDLSPLIKDLEPGNPEEEAPIPFMMAGDGVKQRDVLEEATSEITGRMVVEDVVYENADGDQGSMPEKMFRRLMFGRSSGLVQSEALLIRDPHSDETDKKNKNASATSKKRRNQKKGSKNSLRIDHSFLGSSYHSSIISGLSLVASSLSAASASGKKVSTTVIGLGAGCFPMFLRGCLPSVDIEVVELDPLVAELAKKYFGFSVDEQLKVHLGDGIKFVEDSVAANHSASNGSASNAIKILVIDVDSSDLSSGLSCPPENFVEDPFLHKAKELLSEGGLFIINLVSRSSSVREMVVSRLKAVFEHLYSLQLEEDINEVLFASPSERYLDINNIDAAVAKLNDLLKFPVDVESDIKKLQRLQ, from the exons ATggcgaccacgccgccgccggcgtcggagaTTCTCGGCACTCTCGGCGACTTCACGTCGCGGGAGAACTGGGACAAGTTCTTCGCGCTCCGCGGCACGGGCGACAGCTTCGAGTGGTACGCGGAGTGGCCGAACCTCCGGGCCCCGCTCCTCGCCCTCCTCGGGGACCGCGGCGCCGCGGGGGAGGGGGATGCGGGGGCGGGGGCAGCGGCCCCGGAGATCCTGGTGCCCGCGTGCGGGAGCTCGGCGCTCTCGGAGCGGCTCTACGACGCGGGGTTCCGCCGCATCACCAACGTCGACTTCTcccgcgtcgtcgtcgccgacatgctccgccgccacgcgcgcgcgcgttCCGAGATGCGCTGGCGCGTCATGGACATGACCGACATGCAG TTTGCAGATGGGTCATTTGATGTCATTCTTGATAAGGGAGGATTGGATGCTCTTATGGAGCCAGGGGCTGGGACAAAACTTGGGACAAAATATCTAAATGAG GCCAAGAGAGTTTTGAAATCAGGAGGGAAATTTGTGTGCCTTACCCTTGCCGAATCTCATGTTTTAG GGCTTCTTTTGTCTGAGTTCAGATTTGGATGGGATATGAGTATTCAAGCTATAGTTAGTGAATCCTCTAAAAAATCTGCCTTCCAGACATTCATGGTGGTCATGGTAAAAGGGAAGATGGGTGTAGTTCAAACAATAAAATCATTGTTGGATCAGTCTGCTGAATACTGTAACATGAAACAG GCAAATGCGGTGATTCGAGCTCTTGGAAACGAGAATATCATCAGGGAGTCATATTCTTCTGGTGTTGATGCGCTCCTCTCGTTGCGAGATCTTCAGTTAGGAGCTATTGGAGATCTCAAAGTGGTTGTCCCAGGACGAAGGAGGCAGTTCATTCTTGGTGAACCCGAAACTTCGCTGTATTGCTATAAGGCTGTTTTATTGGACGCCAAGAAGAAAACAGAAACATTTGTATATCATTGTGGAGTTTTTATTGTGCCTAAG GCTCGAGCTCAGGAATGGTTATTTGCTTCAGAAGAAGGACAGTGGCATGTTGTTGAAAGTGCAAAGGCTGCCCGTCTAGTTATG GTTTTCTTGGACAGCAGACATGCAAATATCGCCATGGATATTATAAAG AAAGATTTGTCTCCACTTATTAAGGATCTAGAGCCTGGAAATCCTGAAGAGGAGGCCCCTATACC GTTCATGATGGCTGGTGATGGTGTGAAACAAAGAGATGTTCTGGAAGAG GCGACCTCGGAAATAACTGGTCGAATGGTTGTGGAAGATGTTGTCTATGAAAATGCTGATGGAGACCAAGGTTCCATGCCTGAGAAAATGTTCCGGCGCCttatgtttggaagaagttctggCTTAGTGCAATCTGAAGCGTTGCTAATCAGAGATCCTCACAGTGATGAGACagacaaaaagaataaaaatgcATCTGCAACATCTAAAAAGAGAAGGAACCAGAAAAAGG GATCCAAGAACAGCCTGAGAATTGACCATAGCTTTCTTGGTAGCTCTTATCACAGCAGTATCATATCTGGGCTTTCTTTAGTTGCATCTTCTCTGAGTGCTGCTTCTGCATCTGGAAAAAAA GTTAGCACAACTGTTATAGGTCTTGGTGCTGGTTGTTTCCCAATGTTTCTCCGTGGGTGTCTCCCTTCTGTAGATATTGAG GTTGTGGAGTTGGACCCCTTGGTAGCTGAGCTAGCAAAGAAATAttttggtttttcagtggatgAACAATTAAAG GTGCATTTGGGTGATGGGATCAAATTCGTTGAAGACAGCGTTGCTGCAAACCATTCTGCATCAAATGGCAGTGCTAGCAATGCAATTAAAATTCTCGTCATTGATGTTGATTCATCCGACCTAAG CTCTGGGCTGTCTTGCCCACCAGAAAACTTTGTTGAAGATCCTTTCCTTCATAAAGCAAAGGAGTTACTTTCAGAAGGCGGTCTTTTTATCATCAATTTAGTCTCACGTTCATCTTCAGTGAGGGAAATGGTTGTTTCAAGGCTTAAAGCG GTCTTTGAACACCTGTACTCACTGCAACTTGAAGAAGACATAAATGAGGTTCTATTTGCGTCCCCAAGTGAGAGATACCTGGACATCAATAACATTGATGCGGCAGTTGCCAAATTGAATGATTTACTCAAATTTCCCGTGGATGTAGAATCAGATATAAAGAAGTTGCAGAGGCTCCAGTAA